The Ranitomeya variabilis isolate aRanVar5 chromosome 7, aRanVar5.hap1, whole genome shotgun sequence DNA window gtgcatcctaccttctgagccctgccatgcacccaaacagtggcttttacacacatatggggtatcggcatactcaggagaaattgcacaacaaattttgtggtccattttctcctgatacctttgtaaaaatataaaaaaattggttccaaagcaaattttttgtgaaacaaaatgttaatttttccttccacattgctttagttcttgtgaaacacctgaagggttaataaagttcttgaatttggttttgagcaccttgaggggtgcagtttttagaacggtgtcatgtttgggtattttctgttatattgaccccaatAGTCACTTCAatatgaggtggtccttaaaaaaaggttttgtaaattttataggaaaaatgagaaatcgctggtcaacttttaacccttataacttcctaacaaaaaaaagtttttccaaaattgcgctgatgtaaagtatacatgtgggaaatgttatttattaagtattttgtgtgacatatttttcttatttaagggcataaaaattcaaagtttaaaattgctaaattttcaaaacttttgccatatttccattttttttcataaataaacgcaagtcatatcaaagaaattttaccactaacataaagtacaatatgtcatgaaaaaacagtctcagaatcagtgggatctgttaaagcgttccagagttataaccacataaagtgatagaggtcagaattgtaaaaattggcttggccattaagtaccaaattggctgtcactaaggggttaaagcatgacTCATCAACAAGAGATAAAAACCACAGcatcaaaaatgtgataaaaatgtgTGTAAAAACAACACACACTCAAGACACAATGAAAAAATGGAAGTAACCTAATGTACATAATAGGTGGATAAAtggtgcaaaaaatctgcaacatcagaaactcatcaaaagctcattgtgggaatgtagtctTAGACTGTGTAAGTATTATCCAACAATGTAAAATGTGTCATAACAACCTCACTTGAGCCCCGGGAATGCTAGTGCCGACACCACTAGAATGGTGCTGACACTGGAGAAGAgcctaagtgtttttattttaactgggCCGCACATGTGGAATGAGAAGGGTTGcactagtagtagacaacccctttaacttaattATGTGATATgatcatgaaaaataaaaaacaaaaatatattttataatatgACATTGTATTAATTGGTTGCTAAGATTCCATACCTGAGGAATAATACGACAAGAGCTGATGGAGTCATTGAAGCCCATCCAGTGCTGGAAATCAGGATATTCTCCCCTTCTTAAAAAGTACTGGTGCCCCTGATTGTTGGCACGTTCATACACCATCCAGTTTCCAGTTTCCACTTTGATAGAGTTACAGCGGCTGAAATGGGAGTGAAGATCTGTGTTGTCAGAGTTGCACTCATAGGAGCGACCCTGGAAGTTCTTGTCTTCATAAAAGATGATCTGTAAAGCAACTTACATGTTTAATATCAAAACTTTGTAATTTAGACATCAGAAACAAACAATATGAAGCAAGAAACAAATGTTAGATGTATTATTTATGTAAGAATTGAAGTACGGTATGTAAGAACCAATGTAATACTTTTCCAGCCTCTCTGGTGTTTTCTCATATGCTTCTACTGTGAAGTGTGACAAATGTAACAATAAGTTGAAATACATAGAAAATACTTTTGTTGTAGCATTGGATTGATTAAGAAAATGATGAGTTCAGTTGCAATACATAAGATATTTTGGAGTGCTTAAAGTACCTTTCCCATTGTAGCTGTTGAATAGACACTGGATCTCTGAAATGAAGAGTCCCAGCTCCTATTTATATACGTCATTCATAGCCGGTCCTGCTGCTGCTTAACAAAAGATATCTGAGCTTTAGATTCAAAAACAGTGAGCATAGCGCTTTTCAGTCTCTATACACTAGTGCTGGGTAGACTGCATTGCTTTGTGTACATCGATCCGCAGCTTGTTTTTCTTTGTCTATGTTTCTCACAGACAGGCAATTATTAGGGATTGTATCTGTGTGACATATATAAAATTGTAAAGTATGCAGTATTCTATAGCAATTAAATGGGATTGGAAAATAGTAAAACATTTGTGCGTAAAAATGGTATAGAAGAAAAACAGGCTGGAAAAACTAGGATGCCTTGGAATATTGGTGTCTACATTACTTGTGAAAAACCATTTCAAAAGCAAAAATGCTTACAGAATGATGTGACTACAAAAAGAAAAACAGAGAAAATGTTAACATTTGTTGAAATAGTTTGAAGAATCCCAGAATCAATGTAATATTAATTATTTTACTCATGTAATGGTTTATTCTTTGTTATCTGTGTGTTGTTCGCAGGGGCAGATACTAATAGCGAAGGTCCCCTCTGCAAAATGTGTCTGCATCTTCCTTTCTATCCCAAACAGTAGCATTGCAAAACGTTTTGGTCCATACAAAAGACCTTCGTCAGTTGTGTACTGAGGGTTGTGACAAATACTATGGCCAACCACAGGATAGCCCTATGGTGAATGCAAAGAGGCTATGTTGTAGACAGATATACTAGATATATACTTCATAGCCTCTTGGCATTCACCATAGTGCTATGTGGTTGGCCATAGTATTTGTATTAAAACCCTCAGTACACAACTGACGAAGGTCTTTTGTATGGACCAAAACGTTTTGTAATGCTACTGTTTGGGATAGAATAAAAATCACCAACAATGTttacattaagttgagtgccgggttctattTTTATtcattacggtttgggaacctacctgagcaccattaGTCAGCTGTGCACACGTTTTCTCTGCACAATTGCATCTTCCTTTGTCATCCCCACCTGCATAAGCACAGATATGTATACGTGCAGTATACATGTGTATATGGATATTCATGTTCAATGCATAAATGCACATATAAAATTCCCACATGCAG harbors:
- the LOC143785493 gene encoding gamma-crystallin 2-like, with protein sequence MTYINRSWDSSFQRSSVYSTATMGKIIFYEDKNFQGRSYECNSDNTDLHSHFSRCNSIKVETGNWMVYERANNQGHQYFLRRGEYPDFQHWMGFNDSISSCRIIPQHRGTFRIRIYEREDFRGHTVEYIEDCPQVYEEFKYHDICSCNVLEGHWIFYELPSYRGHQYYLRPGEYRRYSDWGAVNSRVGSFRRVQDLH